The following proteins are encoded in a genomic region of Papaver somniferum cultivar HN1 unplaced genomic scaffold, ASM357369v1 unplaced-scaffold_10, whole genome shotgun sequence:
- the LOC113326027 gene encoding uncharacterized protein LOC113326027, which yields MDWYIDALTNLNSILLANIDERRRLNKKIKVLILDISSNIAAAIEEEERIYLEDSFDIFAEKDETVRTRFRNPESFEIRDFFTIFSEEFQEIELPVLKPQSDEPYILCFASIDETKFYFFLAFKCSKYAGRIHGRVVALPWSIITFSVSQVARDQTFCTWLM from the exons ATGGATTGGTATATTGATGCTCTTACGAATCTCAACTCAATTCTTTTGGCAAACATTGATGAAAGACGGCGactaaataaaaaaatcaaagtcCTTATTTTAGACATTTCTTCAAACATTGCAGCAGCaatcgaagaagaagaacgcaTCTATTTGGAAGATTCGTTCGATATATTTGCTGAAAAGGATGAAACGGTGCGCACAAGGTTTCGAAATCCCGAATCTTTCGAAATCCGTGATTTTTTCACAATTTTCAGTGAAGAATTTCAAGAGATTGAACTGCCTGTTCTAAAGCCGCAAAGTGATGAACCCTATATATTATGCTTTGCTTCTATTGatgaaacaaaattttatttcttCTTGGCATTCAAGTGCAGTAAGTATGCAGGAAGAATTCATGGGCGCGTTGTTGCACTTCCTTGGAGTATCATCACATTCTCTGTTAGTCAAGTGGCAAGAGACCAAACATTCTGCACTTG GTTGATGTAG